The Carnobacterium divergens genome includes a window with the following:
- a CDS encoding helix-turn-helix domain-containing protein, with translation MANLGSTIKKFRKQNKMTQKTLAEKICSQSVLSRIESGLEVPNAVVLHQLCERLGISVEKAVSSNVNHISSNKDTLKKMSDYFDNNQYDQLKAFLKQNNCINEFHEDVDLQFYYYCKGSCRYYVDSDYKGALNDLTMALEYTYSPNNHYFTTYEVLILSCLGKVYIDLGREAEGMNFLHDSLLAINSVSMNEKSYLLTKIFYNIASIHRQKKAYSDAKIYLEKGIQFANDLHNSYYLSELFYEKASISYVEGDHKMAYLDMSVAYGIAQGVENKKMTLLTKEKLIKWDFYPVI, from the coding sequence ATGGCAAATCTCGGTTCCACTATAAAAAAATTTAGGAAACAGAATAAAATGACCCAAAAAACGTTAGCTGAAAAAATTTGCTCCCAAAGTGTCTTGAGCCGCATAGAAAGTGGACTAGAAGTTCCAAATGCTGTAGTGTTACATCAATTGTGCGAACGACTGGGCATCTCTGTTGAAAAAGCTGTTTCTTCTAATGTGAATCATATTTCTTCAAATAAAGACACGTTAAAAAAGATGAGTGATTATTTTGACAATAACCAATACGATCAGCTAAAAGCATTTTTAAAACAAAATAATTGCATCAACGAATTTCACGAAGATGTTGATCTGCAGTTTTATTACTATTGTAAGGGAAGTTGTCGTTATTACGTAGACAGTGATTATAAAGGTGCACTAAATGATTTAACGATGGCCTTAGAATATACTTATTCTCCTAATAATCATTATTTTACAACCTATGAAGTGCTAATTTTAAGTTGTTTAGGGAAAGTTTACATTGATCTAGGACGAGAAGCCGAAGGAATGAACTTTCTTCACGATAGCTTATTGGCGATTAACAGTGTTTCAATGAATGAAAAGTCTTATTTGCTTACAAAGATATTCTATAACATTGCGTCCATTCATCGACAAAAGAAAGCCTACAGTGATGCTAAAATTTACCTTGAAAAAGGAATTCAGTTTGCGAACGACCTACACAATAGCTACTACTTATCAGAACTATTTTATGAAAAAGCCAGTATTTCTTATGTAGAAGGAGACCACAAAATGGCCTACTTAGATATGTCTGTCGCCTACGGGATTGCGCAAGGTGTTGAAAATAAGAAAATGACGTTATTAACAAAAGAAAAACTAATCAAGTGGGACTTTTATCCTGTTATTTGA
- a CDS encoding cytochrome ubiquinol oxidase subunit I, with amino-acid sequence MGLDIVTLARFQFAMTTVFHYFFVPLSIGLALAVAVMETMYVVKKKDVYKDMAKFWGHIFLLSFAVGVVTGIIQEFQFGMNWSDYSRFVGDIFGAPLAVEALLAFFLESTFIGLWIFGWDKFSKKVHMVFIWLVVFGSMMSAFWILVANSFMQHPVGYELNNGRAELNDFGALLTSPQVWYEFSHVLFGAVVLGGFVVAGLSAFKLLAKKDTSFFKKSLNIGLTLGLIGAVCSILSGDLQTKALVHDQPMKFAATEGLYEDSGDPASWALLGIHDVEKKETTWSLEIPYLLSILSFNKPEGAIRGMLSINKELIEKYGNQNYFPPVRTLFWSFRIMAGSGVFLSLVAVLGLWFNNKKKTLMEMNWLLRVIAFCTFVPFIANTAGWLITELGRYPWTVYGVFTIADSVSPNVSTTSLLISNIIYFCLFSGLGAVMVYLVKKEMDKGPYHELESQDHDSKANVDPFEKGAFGDE; translated from the coding sequence GTGGGATTAGATATCGTTACACTAGCACGTTTTCAGTTTGCGATGACAACCGTTTTTCATTATTTCTTTGTGCCATTATCAATTGGATTAGCTTTAGCAGTTGCTGTCATGGAAACGATGTATGTTGTGAAGAAAAAAGATGTCTATAAAGACATGGCAAAATTTTGGGGACATATTTTCCTATTAAGTTTTGCTGTTGGGGTAGTAACAGGGATCATTCAAGAGTTTCAATTTGGGATGAACTGGTCAGACTATTCTCGATTTGTAGGAGATATTTTTGGAGCGCCACTTGCGGTAGAAGCGTTATTAGCCTTCTTCCTAGAGTCAACATTTATTGGATTGTGGATTTTTGGCTGGGATAAATTCAGCAAAAAAGTTCATATGGTCTTTATTTGGTTAGTGGTCTTTGGTTCGATGATGTCGGCTTTCTGGATTTTAGTAGCCAATAGCTTTATGCAACATCCAGTAGGATACGAATTAAACAATGGTCGCGCTGAATTAAATGATTTTGGTGCATTGTTAACAAGTCCTCAAGTATGGTATGAATTTAGTCACGTATTATTTGGTGCGGTAGTTCTTGGCGGCTTTGTGGTTGCTGGTTTATCAGCATTTAAACTACTTGCTAAAAAAGACACATCATTCTTTAAAAAGTCATTAAATATCGGCTTAACACTTGGCTTGATTGGTGCCGTTTGCTCTATTTTAAGTGGAGATTTACAAACAAAAGCTCTAGTACACGATCAACCAATGAAATTTGCTGCAACAGAAGGTTTGTATGAAGATTCTGGAGATCCTGCTTCATGGGCATTACTAGGCATTCATGACGTTGAAAAGAAAGAAACAACTTGGTCATTGGAAATCCCTTATTTATTAAGTATTCTTTCATTTAACAAACCAGAAGGTGCCATTCGAGGCATGCTGTCAATTAATAAAGAATTGATTGAAAAATACGGCAATCAGAATTACTTCCCACCGGTTCGAACTCTTTTTTGGAGTTTCAGAATTATGGCTGGTAGTGGGGTATTCTTATCACTAGTTGCTGTTCTGGGCTTATGGTTTAATAATAAGAAGAAAACGTTAATGGAAATGAACTGGTTATTACGTGTCATTGCATTTTGTACGTTTGTCCCATTTATTGCGAATACAGCAGGTTGGTTGATTACGGAATTGGGTCGTTACCCATGGACGGTATACGGCGTCTTTACGATTGCGGATAGTGTATCACCAAACGTTTCAACAACGTCGCTATTAATTAGTAATATTATTTACTTCTGTTTATTCTCAGGCCTTGGTGCCGTAATGGTTTACCTTGTGAAAAAAGAGATGGACAAAGGTCCTTACCATGAGCTAGAAAGTCAAGATCATGATTCTAAAGCAAATGTAGATCCATTTGAAAAGGGGGCTTTCGGAGATGAGTGA
- the cydB gene encoding cytochrome d ubiquinol oxidase subunit II, which translates to MSNLQFLWFILIGVLFAGFFFLEGFDFGVGMSTRILAKDREERSQIIESIGPVWDGNEVWLLTAGGAMFASFPYWYASVFSGYYLILFTILFGLIIRGVSFEFRGKMETEKGRNFWDWTLFFGSIIPPFFFGVLFTSMVSGMPLDADGNMTATFTSYFTPFSLVGGVALTLLCLLHGFNYIRLKTIGEVRDRAVAYGKKLYLVLFVGLVAFAGLLYVSTDFFDIHPVSTLAWLVVIVLLSVLATYGIYKDKEWLSFITSGLTLIALVALLFFGLFPRVMVSSISPDFDLMIKTASSSPYTLKLMTWLSLSILPFVIAYQSWSYYVFRKRITKEKAVKY; encoded by the coding sequence ATCAGTAACTTACAGTTTTTGTGGTTTATTTTAATCGGTGTCCTATTCGCAGGCTTCTTCTTCTTAGAAGGATTTGACTTTGGCGTGGGGATGTCTACTCGTATTTTAGCAAAAGACCGGGAAGAGCGTTCACAAATTATTGAGTCAATTGGTCCTGTCTGGGATGGGAACGAAGTTTGGTTGTTAACTGCTGGGGGCGCGATGTTTGCGTCATTCCCATACTGGTATGCTTCTGTATTTAGTGGCTACTATCTAATTTTGTTTACAATCCTATTCGGTTTGATTATCCGCGGTGTATCGTTTGAGTTCCGTGGCAAAATGGAAACAGAAAAAGGGCGTAACTTCTGGGATTGGACATTATTCTTTGGAAGCATTATTCCACCATTCTTTTTTGGAGTTCTATTTACCAGTATGGTAAGTGGAATGCCACTAGATGCTGACGGAAATATGACTGCAACGTTTACGTCTTACTTTACACCCTTCTCACTTGTTGGGGGTGTTGCATTAACATTATTATGCTTGTTACATGGCTTTAACTACATCCGTTTAAAAACAATCGGTGAAGTAAGAGATCGTGCAGTAGCTTATGGGAAAAAATTATATTTAGTCTTGTTTGTTGGGTTAGTAGCATTTGCAGGCTTGTTGTATGTTTCAACTGACTTCTTTGATATTCACCCTGTATCAACACTAGCATGGTTAGTAGTGATTGTATTGCTAAGTGTACTAGCAACATACGGAATTTATAAAGACAAAGAATGGTTGTCATTTATCACAAGTGGGTTGACTTTAATTGCTTTAGTCGCATTATTGTTCTTTGGTTTATTCCCACGTGTCATGGTAAGTTCAATCTCACCTGACTTTGATTTAATGATTAAAACAGCTTCAAGTTCTCCGTATACGTTAAAACTAATGACATGGTTATCACTTTCAATCTTGCCATTTGTTATTGCGTATCAAAGTTGGAGTTACTACGTTTTCCGCAAACGAATTACTAAGGAAAAAGCGGTGAAATATTAA